In Corythoichthys intestinalis isolate RoL2023-P3 chromosome 11, ASM3026506v1, whole genome shotgun sequence, a single genomic region encodes these proteins:
- the LOC130924034 gene encoding uncharacterized protein LOC130924034: MKPVNNQRFPSLVPTNPPNGALLLKPRSPDANYCSKCGFSTMDNDLFKRHINDHMGSKLCCFYCQRVVFNRAEFNAHLEEHLKSTLKCPHCGQAYIRKLSLLKHIERVHSKNISQGPKKIGVNKDPQIYNALPGVQSAQRPTQPTVRLNVPSLNTPTVSLGKDVQKVRSMNKILPISSNGVSDGSIHQNRALTVALPEEISIPAGCLVELVEVKTVNGSKELKLRLVSRQEKEAEKKDMRTPVKQNITEGKTLAIKLNPPSRVKSTNMGMCVVNRKQMDTKKAVQCPTIKPVSMPNIPISSQASKEKLTLKRMSEDIIDLDSPAKVFKPVYNPVAEKKETPSSQSEPVYSRTKTYNVVSETSTLKCLGQPVKTGLHVSWQNTDEGLKTIPEHHKSISPTNTKIKESCLQDLLTLVKRSPGVVHLNDNTCSKVMDTPKVINTPAYASQQIHKPSSLKLPSGGAVKVLPPKVHLHKESVPPHSALPSQVTAQTTVSSTSSLKMQVASFHPKSNSPTWSQGVQPRKEASERETPKPEGFPVISSVFSLSEEPENTQGAMQPLVMALRGIVMDKSNTADKSMPNVSYKDQFQTNHTCSSVKIEEKEEVTQQHPIPVLNHMEHVVKMEKNSSTQTDNCSNTANMKSEDAQNLLDPAAVADINCQYDINKYLTVPLTRVDDVRMGSRNSSKTPALQSDTPIHVHSVHEPRNDFTVHLMPYKAEQLVMCPSPNQPVVVLNHPKPRLSMQDTFDTVGYAGTPAKAPKCQILKMRLGKLMGQKYEVTGCTVRFSQ, from the coding sequence ATGAAGCCTGTCAACAATCAGCGTTTTCCCTCCTTGGTGCCCACCAATCCACCAAACGGCGCCTTGCTTCTCAAGCCGAGATCTCCTGACGCAAATTATTGCAGCAAGTGTGGATTTTCTACAATGGACAATGACTTGTTCAAAAGGCACATTAATGACCACATGGGGTCCAAACTATGCTGTTTTTACTGTCAAAGGGTAGTCTTCAATAGGGCAGAGTTTAATGCTCACCTGGAAGAACACCTAAAGTCGACTCTCAAATGCCCTCACTGTGGACAGGCTTACATTCGGAAGTTAAGCCTTTTGAAGCACATTGAACGGGTTCATAGTAAAAACATTAGTCAAGGACCAAAAAAGATTGGTGTTAACAAAGATCCCCAAATCTACAATGCCTTACCGGGTGTGCAGAGTGCACAGCGCCCAACGCAGCCTACAGTTCGATTGAATGTGCCATCCCTCAATACGCCTACTGTCAGTCTCGGTAAAGATGTGCAGAAAGTAAGATCGATGAACAAAATACTCCCAATTTCTTCAAATGGTGTATCGGACGGTAGTATTCATCAAAACAGGGCTTTAACTGTAGCTCTTCCAGAGGAAATAAGCATCCCGGCTGGCTGCCTTGTTGAACTTGTGGAAGTAAAAACTGTCAATGGATCAAAGGAACTAAAACTGAGGCTGGTGTCACGGCAAGAAAAGGAAGCTGAAAAGAAAGACATGAGAACACCAGTTAAACAAAATATCACAGAAGGTAAGACTTTAGCGATCAAATTAAATCCCCCAAGCAGAGTCAAGTCCACAAATATGGGAATGTGTGTTGTGAACAGAAAACAGATGGACACAAAGAAAGCAGTTCAATGCCCCACTAtcaaacctgttagcatgcccAATATTCCCATTTCAAGTCAAGCGAGCAAAGAGAAACTTACACTGAAGAGAATGTCGGAGGACATCATTGATTTAGACAGTCCAGCAAAGGTTTTCAAACCGGTCTACAATCCAGTGGCGGAAAAGAAAGAAACCCCTTCCTCACAGAGTGAACCTGTCTACAGTCGAACAAAAACATACAATGTTGTCAGCGAGACTAGCACACTCAAATGCCTCGGGCAGCCTGTAAAAACTGGATTACATGTGTCTTGGCAAAATACAGACGAGGGGCTGAAAACTATTCCAGAGCATCACAAGAGTATTTCCCCCACGAATACAAAAATTAAAGAAAGTTGTCTCCAGGATTTGTTGACTTTGGTCAAACGTTCCCCTGGTGTGGTTCACCTCAATGACAATACCTGCTCGAAAGTCATGGACACACCAAAGGTCATTAACACTCCAGCATATGCCAGCCAGCAAATACACAAACCCTCTTCTTTGAAACTTCCTTCAGGTggagctgtcaaagtgttaccaccAAAGGTTCATCTTCACAAGGAGAGCGTTCCTCCTCATTCTGCTTTACCAAGTCAAGTCACTGCGCAGACAACAGTCAGTTCAACCTCATCTCTCAAAATGCAGGTGGCGTCATTCCATCCTAAGTCGAACAGTCCAACTTGGTCTCAAGGTGTCCAACCCCGCAAGGAGGCTTCTGAGAGAGAAACACCAAAGCCTGAGGGCTTCCCAGTCATCTCCTCTGTGTTTTCCCTAAGCGAAGAACCAGAAAATACTCAAGGAGCCATGCAGCCACTGGTTATGGCACTGCGGGGCATCGTGATGGATAAAAGCAACACTGCTGATAAGTCGATGCCCAATGTCAGTTATAAAGATCAATTCCAGACAAACCACACATGTAGCTCTGTGAAAATAGAGGAGAAAGAAGAAGTTACTCAACAGCACCCTATCCCAGTGTTGAATCACATGGAGCATGTTGTCAAGATGGAGAAAAACAGCTCGACGCAGACGGACAATTGCAGTAACACGGCAAACATGAAATCTGAAGATGCTCAAAACCTGTTGGATCCGGCTGCCgttgctgatataaattgtcaGTATGACATCAACAAATACTTGACTGTCCCACTGACGAGAGTGGACGATGTGCGGATGGGCAGCAGGAATAGCTCCAAAACCCCAGCACTTCAAAGTGACACTCCGATTCATGTGCATTCAGTGCATGAGCCAAGAAACGATTTCACCGTACACCTTATGCCATATAAGGCGGAACAACTAGTGATGTGCCCGAGCCCAAACCAGCCCGTTGTCGTGCTCAATCACCCAAAGCCACGGCTCTCAATGCAAGacacatttgacacggttgggtATGCCGGAACCCCAGCAAAGGCCCCAAAGTGCCAAATATTGAAGATGAGGCTGGGCAAACTGATGGGGCAGAAATATGAGGTGACGGGCTGCACTGTCAGGTTTTCCCAATGA